One segment of Yersinia kristensenii DNA contains the following:
- the fabV gene encoding enoyl-ACP reductase FabV — MIIKPRVRGFICVTAHPTGCEANVKKQIDYVTAEGTIANGPKRVLVIGASTGYGLAARITAAFGCGADTLGVFFERPGEEGKPGTSGWYNSAAFHKFAEQKGLYAKSINGDAFSDEIKRLTIETIKQDLGQVDQVIYSLASPRRTHPKTGQVFNSTLKPIGHEVKFRSLDTDKEVIKEAVLQPATQEEIDNTVAVMGGEDWQMWIDALLEAGVLAEGAQTTAFTYLGEKITHDIYWNGSIGAAKKDLDQKVLAIRDSLSAHGGGDARVSVLKAVVTQASSAIPMMPLYLSLLFKVMKEKGTHEGCIEQVYALYKDSLCGNAPHLDQDGRLRADYKELAPEVQSQVKQLWDQVTNDNIYQLTDFTGYKTEFLNLFGFAVDGVDYEADVNPAVKIPNLIQG, encoded by the coding sequence TTTATCTGTGTGACTGCACATCCGACAGGCTGCGAAGCCAACGTCAAAAAGCAAATCGACTATGTCACAGCAGAAGGTACAATCGCTAACGGCCCAAAACGAGTATTAGTGATTGGTGCGTCAACTGGATACGGGCTGGCAGCCCGCATTACAGCAGCATTTGGTTGTGGTGCCGATACACTGGGCGTTTTCTTTGAGCGTCCGGGCGAAGAAGGCAAGCCGGGAACCTCGGGTTGGTACAACAGCGCCGCGTTCCACAAATTCGCTGAGCAAAAAGGCTTGTACGCGAAGAGCATCAATGGCGATGCTTTTTCCGATGAGATTAAGCGCCTGACGATTGAAACCATCAAACAAGACTTGGGTCAAGTTGATCAGGTTATCTACAGTTTGGCTTCGCCACGTCGTACTCACCCGAAGACCGGCCAAGTGTTTAACTCCACACTGAAACCTATCGGGCATGAAGTTAAATTCCGCAGCCTTGATACTGATAAAGAAGTTATCAAAGAGGCCGTGTTGCAACCGGCCACTCAAGAAGAAATCGACAACACAGTCGCCGTCATGGGTGGTGAAGACTGGCAGATGTGGATTGATGCACTGCTGGAAGCGGGCGTGTTGGCTGAAGGCGCACAAACAACCGCTTTCACCTATCTGGGTGAAAAAATCACTCATGATATCTATTGGAATGGCTCTATTGGCGCGGCCAAGAAGGACTTGGACCAAAAAGTTCTGGCGATCCGCGATAGCCTATCTGCCCACGGCGGCGGTGATGCCCGTGTTTCTGTGCTGAAAGCAGTGGTGACTCAGGCCAGCTCTGCGATCCCAATGATGCCACTGTATTTGTCATTGTTATTCAAAGTGATGAAAGAAAAAGGCACTCATGAGGGCTGTATCGAGCAGGTTTATGCGCTGTATAAAGACAGCTTGTGTGGCAACGCGCCGCACCTGGACCAAGATGGCCGCCTACGTGCTGATTACAAAGAATTGGCTCCTGAAGTACAAAGCCAGGTTAAGCAGTTGTGGGACCAGGTGACCAACGACAATATTTATCAGTTGACCGACTTCACCGGCTATAAAACCGAGTTCTTAAATCTGTTCGGTTTTGCTGTTGATGGTGTGGACTATGAAGCTGATGTTAATCCTGCGGTGAAGATCCCTAATCTGATTCAGGGCTAA
- a CDS encoding MetQ/NlpA family ABC transporter substrate-binding protein, with product MRIRSLAISLFGLIILTSLNAHSEEKKVIKLGFNPGPYKEQFEKGVAPYLISKGYKIEYKDFNDGIQVNNAVSTGEIDGNIMQHPVYLQAINDRLRIDNTGIVQVPTPPMGLYSNKHNKEDKPKDGAWISVPNQPSNEYRAALLLQSIGWIKLKEKIDPATFSQKDIAENPYHLVIKEMDNAQQVRALPDVDYGAIQGNFAVSNGIKLTSALQLEKPTSQFVNVVTVAGKNKDAEFAKDIIAGYHSPEFKKYILDNEKYTGYMLPDYLN from the coding sequence ATGAGAATACGTTCGCTGGCAATATCCTTATTTGGTTTAATTATTTTAACCTCACTGAATGCCCATAGTGAGGAGAAGAAAGTCATTAAGTTAGGATTTAACCCTGGCCCTTATAAAGAGCAATTTGAGAAAGGCGTGGCACCTTATCTAATAAGTAAAGGTTACAAGATTGAATATAAAGATTTCAATGATGGAATCCAGGTCAATAATGCAGTCAGCACTGGAGAAATTGATGGCAATATCATGCAACACCCGGTTTATCTGCAAGCCATAAATGACCGATTACGCATTGATAACACAGGTATTGTACAAGTCCCCACGCCCCCGATGGGCCTCTATTCTAATAAGCACAATAAAGAAGACAAGCCCAAAGATGGCGCATGGATTTCAGTCCCGAATCAGCCCTCCAATGAATACCGAGCCGCGCTCTTACTGCAATCTATTGGCTGGATAAAGCTGAAAGAAAAAATTGATCCAGCCACTTTCTCGCAAAAAGATATTGCAGAAAATCCGTATCATTTGGTGATCAAAGAAATGGATAATGCGCAGCAAGTCAGGGCATTACCCGATGTAGACTATGGCGCAATCCAAGGTAACTTTGCTGTGTCTAATGGGATAAAACTCACTTCAGCGCTGCAACTTGAAAAACCCACCTCTCAGTTTGTTAACGTGGTGACCGTTGCCGGTAAAAATAAAGACGCCGAGTTTGCCAAGGATATTATTGCAGGATATCACTCCCCTGAATTTAAAAAATATATTCTGGATAACGAAAAATACACGGGTTATATGCTACCTGATTATCTAAACTAA
- a CDS encoding methionine ABC transporter ATP-binding protein, whose protein sequence is MIELQHISKTFERKGIKLQALNDVNLTVEDGDIFGIIGYSGAGKSTLLRMVNSLESPSAGNVIIDGKNLHDFSQEQLRLLKKNIGMIFQNFNLLESKTVFKNVAMPLILLGKNKKFIQERVAELLDFVGLGDKSHNFPNELSGGQKQRVGIARALATNPSILLCDEATSSLDPQTTAQILLLLKKINQQYNITVLLITHEMSVIQKICNKVAVMENGQVIEQGSVLTVFGHPTHPTTINFVRTVIKDSLPESVKKLLDNSHAGRQFRLAFIGAIATQPVINQLIKQYDIGINILFANMSEIQDTTLGHMVLLLTGENHIIDSAVNYLAGTGIDIQEIN, encoded by the coding sequence ATGATTGAACTTCAGCATATTTCCAAGACCTTTGAACGTAAAGGTATCAAACTACAGGCTCTTAATGATGTCAATTTAACCGTCGAGGACGGTGATATATTTGGCATCATCGGCTACAGTGGCGCGGGGAAAAGTACCCTATTACGCATGGTCAATTCACTGGAAAGCCCGAGCGCCGGCAATGTGATTATTGATGGTAAAAACCTGCATGACTTTAGTCAGGAACAGCTTCGTTTATTGAAAAAAAATATTGGCATGATATTCCAGAATTTTAATTTATTGGAATCAAAGACTGTTTTTAAAAACGTCGCCATGCCACTTATTTTATTGGGGAAAAACAAAAAATTCATTCAAGAACGTGTTGCGGAGCTGCTGGACTTCGTCGGGTTGGGGGATAAAAGTCACAATTTTCCGAACGAGTTATCCGGAGGACAAAAACAGCGAGTGGGCATTGCTCGGGCGCTGGCAACTAATCCCTCTATTCTGCTGTGTGATGAGGCTACATCGTCACTCGACCCGCAAACCACCGCTCAGATTTTGTTATTACTGAAGAAAATTAATCAACAATACAATATTACGGTGTTGCTGATTACCCATGAAATGTCAGTCATTCAAAAGATCTGTAATAAGGTAGCGGTCATGGAAAACGGTCAAGTCATTGAACAAGGTTCAGTATTGACGGTTTTTGGTCATCCAACCCACCCCACGACAATTAACTTTGTTCGCACCGTCATCAAAGACAGCTTGCCCGAGAGTGTGAAAAAATTATTGGATAACAGCCATGCAGGTCGCCAATTTCGCCTGGCGTTTATCGGGGCAATAGCGACACAGCCGGTGATCAACCAACTCATCAAGCAATATGATATTGGCATCAATATTCTGTTTGCCAACATGTCAGAGATACAGGACACCACGCTAGGTCATATGGTGCTGTTATTAACCGGCGAGAATCACATCATTGATAGCGCCGTTAATTATCTGGCGGGAACAGGAATTGATATACAGGAAATAAATTGA
- a CDS encoding methionine ABC transporter permease → MIETAITLDQFIQALHDTLVMVSISLVIGSLIGIPLGVLLVVTRPGGLIKNRVFYNILNPIINIIRSLPFIILMVAIIPLTRLIVNTTIGTPGAIVPLIIFIAPYIGRLVENSLLDVNPGILEAAKSMGATPLQAIWYFLLPEALSSLILALTTATIGLIGATAMAGTVGGGGIGDLAITYGYQRFDTFVTVTTAIVLIITVQLIQSLGNLFASKIRRE, encoded by the coding sequence ATGATCGAAACCGCAATTACATTAGACCAATTTATCCAGGCGCTACACGATACTCTGGTTATGGTCAGTATTTCATTGGTGATCGGTTCTCTTATTGGTATTCCTTTGGGGGTTTTACTGGTAGTGACTCGGCCGGGTGGGTTAATTAAGAATAGGGTTTTTTATAATATTCTTAACCCCATTATCAATATCATCCGATCATTGCCGTTTATTATTCTGATGGTCGCGATTATCCCGCTCACCCGCCTCATTGTGAACACTACCATAGGAACGCCAGGGGCGATTGTACCGCTGATTATTTTTATCGCGCCGTATATTGGCCGCTTGGTGGAAAACTCCCTGCTGGACGTTAATCCCGGAATTCTGGAAGCAGCAAAATCAATGGGGGCAACACCGCTACAAGCCATTTGGTATTTTTTACTGCCTGAAGCACTGTCGTCATTAATATTGGCGCTGACCACCGCCACCATTGGTTTGATTGGTGCCACTGCCATGGCGGGTACAGTCGGTGGTGGCGGAATTGGTGATTTAGCTATTACTTATGGCTACCAGCGCTTTGATACTTTTGTCACTGTCACTACCGCGATTGTATTAATTATCACCGTGCAGTTAATTCAATCGCTGGGTAATTTATTTGCCAGTAAAATTCGCCGTGAATAA